A single window of Actinomycetota bacterium DNA harbors:
- a CDS encoding LytR C-terminal domain-containing protein, producing MSGMREGVVRIAPRRRRRRPIWQIVGMFVIAAVVVVALLLLVVKMFNGNSEPDASATPNPSPCVTLMVSPAESLPTVARVRVNVYNATQTPGLAGGTAEVLRARGFAVRDVGNAVGKRQVASVGEIRYGPKGKPSAELLAYYFPGVTLIPDGRSKRVVDVLLGEQFTAVLDDATVAATKASPTPSPSGPGCATDRATSPALAS from the coding sequence ATGAGCGGAATGCGTGAGGGTGTGGTTCGGATCGCACCTCGCCGACGTCGCCGACGCCCGATTTGGCAGATCGTTGGGATGTTCGTGATCGCGGCGGTCGTAGTGGTCGCCTTGCTGTTGCTCGTAGTCAAGATGTTCAACGGCAACTCCGAACCAGATGCTTCGGCAACTCCGAACCCCTCGCCCTGCGTCACTTTGATGGTGTCGCCCGCCGAGTCGCTTCCGACAGTGGCTCGAGTACGCGTCAATGTCTACAACGCGACCCAGACCCCTGGTCTTGCCGGGGGCACGGCTGAGGTGCTGCGCGCGCGCGGATTCGCGGTGCGCGATGTCGGCAATGCTGTCGGCAAGCGTCAGGTCGCAAGCGTTGGTGAGATTCGCTACGGGCCCAAGGGCAAGCCTTCGGCCGAGTTGCTCGCCTACTATTTCCCGGGCGTAACGCTGATCCCCGATGGCCGCAGCAAACGCGTGGTTGATGTACTGCTCGGGGAACAGTTCACGGCTGTGCTTGATGATGCAACTGTGGCAGCGACCAAGGCCTCGCCCACTCCGAGCCCGTCTGGACCAGGCTGCGCGACCGATCGTGCAACGAGTCCGGCCCTGGCTAGCTGA
- the efeU gene encoding iron uptake transporter permease EfeU, which translates to MFANYLIGLREGIEAALVVSILIAYLVKTERRDALLPVWIGIGLALALSFSFGAALTFSSANMSFQTQEAFGGFMSIIAVGFVTWMVFWMKKTARNIRGELHGRLDNALGIGPYAIAVVAFIAVAREGLETSLFIWAAVQSTGSGFSPIAGATLGLATAVVLGYLFYRGALKINLAKFFTYTGAALVVVAAGVLAYAVHDLQEAGIVPGLDNLAFDATGILPPASWYGTLVKGIFNLSAAPSVLELLVWFAYVIPVMYLFFRKPRVKQEPAPQVSMPSTATER; encoded by the coding sequence ATGTTCGCCAACTACCTCATCGGATTGCGCGAGGGCATCGAAGCCGCCCTCGTGGTGAGCATTCTGATCGCCTACCTCGTCAAGACCGAACGGCGCGACGCGCTCCTGCCAGTGTGGATCGGTATCGGACTGGCGCTTGCGCTGAGCTTCAGCTTTGGAGCCGCGCTCACCTTCAGTTCGGCCAACATGTCATTCCAGACACAGGAGGCCTTCGGAGGCTTCATGAGCATCATCGCGGTGGGTTTCGTGACGTGGATGGTCTTCTGGATGAAGAAGACCGCACGCAATATCCGTGGTGAACTCCATGGTCGTCTGGACAATGCCCTCGGCATCGGCCCCTACGCCATCGCAGTCGTGGCGTTCATTGCGGTGGCCCGCGAGGGCTTGGAGACCTCCTTGTTCATCTGGGCCGCAGTGCAGTCGACCGGATCCGGTTTCTCCCCAATCGCGGGCGCGACCCTGGGCCTGGCCACGGCTGTTGTCCTTGGGTATCTGTTCTACCGTGGGGCATTGAAGATCAACCTTGCGAAGTTCTTCACGTACACCGGAGCTGCCTTGGTCGTTGTTGCCGCTGGTGTTCTTGCCTACGCGGTTCATGATCTCCAAGAGGCCGGCATCGTGCCTGGGCTGGACAACTTGGCCTTCGACGCTACCGGAATCCTTCCACCAGCCAGTTGGTACGGAACTCTGGTCAAGGGCATCTTCAACCTCTCGGCCGCACCTTCAGTGCTTGAACTGCTTGTCTGGTTCGCCTACGTGATCCCTGTGATGTATCTGTTCTTCCGCAAGCCTCGGGTCAAGCAAGAGCCCGCACCGCAAGTCAGCATGCCGTCAACTGCTACTGAGCGTTGA
- a CDS encoding serine protease: MPSRLVHFTVGLVCCAMASVGIASVAVASAAPMDIARQPRIIHGVPATDDFRFLVALLSADVLTGRPAYDSQFCAGTLTSPTTVVTAAHCVVEDGAHTASSPKELVVGFGFDLNQPMRLVRLSAVAANPAYLVNDSAADIAVLTLATPVTDVPPLLAVSPVDAPALTLSGAHVTTAGWGSTSATTDKYPPLLRQAAMVVFPLSNCGNGRDYMLSGVRFEGWTRADVDPAVMLCAAGVSAGVQVDTCQGDSGGPLVGGSGTAARLVGIVSWGADCATGTSGVYTRVSATYDFLLSHGAIPPVGPPTGSPVVVATPLNTALLLTFSAGSVSLPMTGATASVINSASGRVFNCVAPLATLQCRVDGLSNGAVYKVAALAGTIGGNSAVSPPITASPAAVPDPGIVVRAVQVDAHEVYFRVSAATGNGSAVSKWVVDCLSSTGAVHTGEVEVAGVGGDAWVSGLPRGSYKCASSATTQVGTGSSLAVPVSVK, from the coding sequence ATGCCAAGTCGTCTCGTGCACTTCACGGTCGGGCTCGTCTGCTGCGCCATGGCATCGGTCGGAATAGCGTCGGTTGCAGTGGCGTCGGCCGCGCCGATGGATATCGCTCGTCAACCGAGAATCATCCACGGAGTTCCGGCTACTGACGACTTCAGATTCCTCGTCGCGCTGCTGAGTGCTGATGTCCTTACCGGCCGGCCGGCCTATGACTCTCAATTCTGTGCGGGGACTTTGACCTCACCCACCACGGTCGTGACGGCCGCGCACTGCGTCGTGGAAGACGGGGCTCATACGGCCTCGAGCCCCAAGGAGTTGGTCGTCGGCTTTGGCTTTGACCTCAACCAGCCGATGCGCTTAGTGCGTCTCTCAGCCGTGGCAGCGAATCCCGCCTACTTGGTGAACGATTCAGCGGCCGACATCGCCGTGCTGACTCTCGCGACGCCTGTCACTGATGTGCCACCGCTCCTGGCAGTGTCCCCGGTCGATGCGCCGGCGCTGACCTTGAGTGGTGCCCACGTGACAACAGCCGGATGGGGAAGCACCTCGGCAACTACAGACAAGTACCCGCCCTTGCTTCGCCAGGCAGCGATGGTGGTCTTTCCCCTTTCCAACTGCGGAAACGGGCGCGACTACATGCTGTCGGGCGTGAGATTCGAAGGCTGGACTCGTGCGGACGTCGACCCTGCGGTGATGCTCTGCGCTGCCGGAGTCTCGGCTGGCGTGCAGGTGGACACCTGTCAAGGCGATTCCGGTGGACCGCTCGTCGGCGGATCAGGCACCGCCGCACGCTTGGTCGGGATCGTCTCTTGGGGTGCTGACTGCGCGACTGGTACTTCAGGGGTCTACACGCGAGTGTCAGCGACCTACGACTTTCTGCTTTCACATGGCGCGATCCCACCTGTCGGCCCACCTACTGGGTCTCCGGTGGTCGTTGCTACCCCGCTCAACACTGCTCTTCTGCTCACCTTTTCCGCTGGCTCGGTCTCCCTTCCGATGACGGGCGCAACAGCGTCGGTCATCAATTCAGCGTCGGGACGAGTGTTCAACTGTGTCGCTCCGTTAGCGACTCTCCAATGCCGTGTTGACGGTCTCAGCAACGGCGCCGTCTACAAAGTGGCGGCCCTGGCTGGCACTATCGGCGGAAACTCAGCGGTGTCGCCACCGATCACGGCATCTCCGGCTGCCGTACCTGATCCGGGAATCGTCGTGCGGGCCGTCCAAGTGGACGCACATGAGGTCTACTTCCGCGTTTCAGCCGCAACAGGAAATGGATCCGCGGTGTCAAAGTGGGTGGTGGACTGTCTGTCCTCGACTGGTGCGGTGCACACAGGCGAGGTAGAGGTGGCAGGTGTTGGAGGCGACGCATGGGTGAGCGGCTTGCCGCGCGGCTCCTACAAGTGTGCTTCGTCGGCCACCACACAAGTGGGGACAGGCTCCTCCCTGGCTGTGCCGGTGAGCGTGAAGTAA
- a CDS encoding alpha-E domain-containing protein: MLSRIAESFFWLGRYIERAEGTTRILSEHYQLIVEDQSISEPMACAILLDALSMPHIGVEDGLLLVRSVVGETGLPATITGAVSAARDNARAIRDSLSADTFEALNAAHLFLSRGLTHSSSPGVGLHRVLERLFVVNGVIDWTMSRDEAYYFMMLGRQIERIDMMGRLLAMRHEQLWPNSGPVAVLRAAGALSAFLRTRAPLQGTDVRKFLVLDETFPRSMRVCAGDAELAVRELERRGVGDGGTLLREVGMLRSALEYTTSDDPKEIDRLISESRQAAVRASDQVNRAFFRQHGTLVWSH, encoded by the coding sequence ATGTTGAGCCGCATTGCTGAATCCTTCTTTTGGCTGGGTCGCTACATCGAGCGAGCTGAAGGCACGACCCGTATTCTCAGCGAGCACTACCAACTCATCGTTGAAGATCAATCGATCTCTGAGCCGATGGCCTGCGCGATTCTGCTCGACGCATTGTCGATGCCGCACATCGGCGTTGAAGACGGACTGCTGCTGGTTCGCAGCGTGGTCGGCGAAACTGGTTTACCGGCGACGATCACAGGAGCAGTCAGCGCCGCACGTGACAACGCTCGCGCCATTCGCGATTCACTGTCTGCTGACACTTTCGAAGCGCTCAACGCTGCCCACTTGTTCCTCTCGCGCGGGCTGACGCATTCCTCAAGCCCTGGCGTTGGTTTGCACCGAGTGCTCGAACGATTGTTTGTCGTAAACGGAGTCATCGACTGGACGATGTCTCGCGACGAGGCCTACTACTTCATGATGCTTGGTCGACAGATCGAGCGCATCGACATGATGGGACGCTTGCTTGCAATGCGTCACGAGCAGCTCTGGCCCAATTCAGGACCCGTAGCTGTGCTGCGCGCCGCAGGAGCCCTGTCGGCCTTCCTTCGTACGCGGGCTCCATTGCAAGGCACTGACGTTCGCAAGTTCCTGGTGCTCGATGAAACCTTTCCGCGATCGATGCGCGTCTGCGCTGGAGATGCAGAACTCGCTGTGCGCGAACTGGAACGCCGCGGAGTTGGCGACGGAGGCACCCTGCTTCGCGAAGTCGGCATGCTGCGTTCGGCCTTGGAGTACACGACGAGCGACGATCCGAAGGAAATCGACCGCCTCATCTCTGAATCACGACAGGCTGCGGTTCGCGCGTCCGATCAAGTCAACCGCGCCTTCTTCCGGCAGCACGGCACCCTCGTTTGGAGCCACTAA
- a CDS encoding DNA polymerase III subunit gamma and tau: MALYRTYRPASLDEVVGQEHVTGPLRRALEHNRTHHAYLFAGPRGCGKTSTARIMARSLNCEQGPTPDPCGVCNSCLDLAPNGPGSIDVIELDAASHGGVEDTRDLRERAMFAPVSSRYKVYIIDEAHMVTSAGFNALLKLVEEPPPHVRFIFATTEVDKVLPTIRSRTHNYTFRLVSTRELQTHLAKICEAEGVAADVNALALIARAGAGSVRDSLSILGQVIAGAGDEGVTYADTVMQLGMTDMTLLDETVDALIARDGARLFGVIERVMDAGHEPRRFVSDLLERLRDLIVLQHVPDAAETALIDGPDQQIAREIEQSKIIGPTELSRAADVVNEALSELKGATAPRLQLELMCARLLLPAIDADERGLATRLDQLERRLASAPADAAAVHIKESTAPSGLPAARRLSDVAPSTADVIETEVEVHTKPAPDVVASPEPNAAALETPVAAQAPSPAAKAPRSVPKPTAAAAAKPAAPVQAQTADSASDLPPIADFATMWPAVLDATKSYSRVAWMLFSASQPLTISDGTLAIGVTNAGQVNNARASGHDERMRQAILDVMKVDVRIDVVLDPKAIAPTVKGAATSPAQSAEPDSPSMDDENQAEETGVDLAIRALGATQIGEIEH, translated from the coding sequence ATGGCCTTGTACCGCACCTACCGCCCGGCCAGTCTGGACGAGGTCGTTGGCCAAGAGCATGTGACCGGTCCTTTGCGCCGCGCACTTGAGCACAATCGCACCCATCACGCCTACTTATTTGCTGGTCCTCGCGGCTGTGGCAAGACGTCGACAGCTCGGATCATGGCCCGCTCCTTGAACTGCGAGCAAGGTCCCACTCCTGATCCGTGCGGGGTTTGCAACAGTTGCCTGGATCTGGCTCCCAATGGTCCGGGATCAATCGATGTCATCGAACTCGATGCGGCAAGCCACGGTGGCGTTGAGGACACCCGCGATCTGCGTGAGCGCGCGATGTTCGCGCCAGTCTCCTCCCGCTACAAGGTCTACATCATTGATGAGGCCCACATGGTTACGTCTGCTGGCTTCAACGCACTCCTGAAACTCGTTGAGGAGCCGCCACCGCATGTGCGATTCATCTTTGCCACCACTGAGGTCGACAAGGTGTTGCCGACCATTCGCTCGCGCACGCACAACTACACCTTTCGCTTGGTCTCAACGCGCGAACTGCAGACGCATCTGGCAAAGATCTGCGAAGCCGAAGGTGTGGCCGCTGATGTGAATGCACTCGCACTCATTGCACGCGCTGGTGCGGGAAGTGTTCGCGACAGTCTGTCAATCCTCGGACAGGTCATTGCGGGTGCAGGCGATGAAGGTGTTACCTACGCGGACACCGTGATGCAACTCGGCATGACCGACATGACGCTGCTGGATGAAACGGTCGATGCACTGATCGCTCGCGATGGGGCACGGTTATTCGGCGTGATAGAACGAGTGATGGACGCAGGCCATGAGCCGCGCAGATTCGTCAGCGATCTCCTTGAACGCCTGCGCGATCTGATTGTGCTTCAGCATGTTCCCGATGCGGCGGAAACCGCCTTGATTGATGGGCCTGATCAGCAGATCGCTCGCGAGATCGAGCAGTCGAAGATCATTGGCCCGACTGAGCTTTCCCGTGCTGCTGATGTCGTGAACGAAGCGCTGAGCGAGTTGAAAGGTGCCACTGCACCGCGACTTCAGCTTGAATTGATGTGCGCCCGGCTGCTGCTGCCTGCGATCGATGCCGACGAACGAGGCCTTGCAACGCGACTTGATCAGCTTGAGCGTCGCCTCGCGAGCGCTCCTGCCGACGCGGCTGCGGTGCACATCAAAGAATCAACTGCGCCAAGCGGACTTCCTGCCGCACGCCGACTTTCAGATGTTGCTCCTTCGACAGCTGATGTCATCGAGACTGAAGTCGAAGTACATACGAAGCCCGCACCAGATGTTGTCGCGTCGCCTGAACCAAATGCAGCAGCACTCGAAACACCGGTTGCAGCGCAAGCTCCTTCGCCTGCCGCGAAGGCTCCGCGAAGCGTGCCCAAGCCGACAGCCGCGGCAGCAGCGAAGCCCGCTGCGCCGGTGCAAGCGCAAACAGCGGATTCGGCAAGCGATCTACCTCCCATCGCTGACTTCGCCACGATGTGGCCAGCGGTGCTCGACGCAACAAAGTCCTATTCGCGGGTTGCCTGGATGCTCTTCAGCGCCTCGCAGCCGCTTACCATCAGCGATGGCACTCTGGCGATCGGCGTGACGAATGCTGGTCAGGTCAACAACGCGCGAGCCAGCGGCCACGATGAAAGGATGCGTCAGGCGATTCTTGATGTCATGAAAGTCGATGTCCGCATCGACGTCGTGCTTGATCCCAAGGCGATTGCGCCAACAGTCAAGGGTGCTGCGACTTCTCCGGCACAGAGCGCGGAGCCTGATAGCCCGAGCATGGATGATGAGAATCAGGCAGAGGAAACCGGCGTTGATCTGGCCATCCGCGCCCTGGGTGCCACGCAAATCGGGGAGATCGAGCACTGA
- a CDS encoding circularly permuted type 2 ATP-grasp protein, whose amino-acid sequence MEEPGLSGLEARAAGGVMSVATVSAPFDEMLEGGIPRSTHRALFNTLEELGPQGLAERARQRDSYLDRHGITFTLGERERPLPMDLVPRIITPTEWQSIEAGVIQRLRTLELFLADVYGEGQVLHDHVIPRTLVTSSNHFHRQAWGVKPANNVRIHVSGIDLIRDEHGIFRVLEDNLRNPSGVSYVLENRRTLAHVLPEVFAKHRVRSINEYPERLLEALRASAPEDVIDPTVVVLTPGVHNSAHYEHAFLARHMGVELVEGRDLYCRDGRVWMRTTAGPQVIDVVYRRIDDDYLDPVHLRPDSVLGVPGLINVARAGHVGIANAIGNGVADDKAVYPYVPALMRYYLNEEPILPNVDTYDLSDPDQRDHVIHNIESMVVKPADGSGGYGLVMGPSATEKELVGAIAAIKADPRSWIAQPVVRFSTYPTVVEDGVIKPRHVDLRPFAVNDGTNVYVLPGGLSRVALPEGSLVVNSSQGGGSKDTWVLEDTQTVDRPIPREVPRAAMVDMDIPGRIDAPVTHDDRMLQQERQQQQQGDASC is encoded by the coding sequence ATGGAAGAACCCGGCCTGTCCGGGCTCGAGGCACGAGCAGCGGGAGGTGTGATGTCAGTGGCAACAGTTTCGGCCCCATTCGATGAGATGCTCGAGGGCGGAATACCGAGGTCCACACATCGTGCCCTGTTCAACACCTTGGAAGAACTGGGACCACAGGGACTTGCCGAGCGCGCTCGTCAACGTGACTCCTACCTGGACCGCCACGGCATAACTTTCACTTTGGGCGAGCGTGAGCGACCACTGCCCATGGATCTGGTTCCGCGCATCATCACCCCGACCGAATGGCAGAGCATCGAAGCTGGTGTCATCCAGCGTCTGCGCACTCTTGAGCTCTTTCTCGCTGACGTTTACGGCGAAGGCCAAGTGCTGCACGACCACGTCATTCCGCGCACCTTGGTCACCAGCTCGAACCACTTTCATCGTCAGGCCTGGGGGGTCAAGCCCGCCAATAATGTGCGGATTCACGTTTCGGGCATCGACCTGATCCGTGATGAGCATGGGATCTTTCGCGTGCTCGAAGACAACCTGCGCAATCCTTCCGGTGTTTCGTACGTCCTTGAAAATCGGCGAACTCTCGCGCACGTGCTCCCTGAGGTGTTCGCCAAGCACCGGGTGCGCTCCATCAACGAATACCCAGAGCGCTTGCTCGAAGCTCTGCGAGCCTCGGCTCCCGAAGACGTGATCGATCCAACCGTCGTCGTGCTTACACCGGGCGTGCACAACTCCGCTCACTATGAGCACGCTTTCCTTGCACGTCACATGGGCGTTGAACTCGTCGAAGGCCGCGATCTCTACTGCAGGGATGGCCGAGTATGGATGCGCACAACTGCGGGGCCACAGGTTATTGATGTCGTATACCGACGCATCGATGACGACTACCTCGATCCAGTTCACCTTCGCCCTGATTCAGTGCTCGGGGTTCCTGGTCTCATCAACGTTGCGCGTGCTGGTCACGTTGGTATTGCGAATGCAATTGGCAATGGCGTCGCCGATGACAAGGCCGTGTATCCATATGTGCCCGCGCTGATGCGCTACTACCTCAACGAAGAGCCGATCCTTCCAAACGTCGACACCTATGACCTCAGTGATCCCGATCAGCGTGACCACGTGATTCACAACATCGAGAGCATGGTGGTGAAGCCGGCCGATGGCTCAGGTGGCTACGGCTTAGTGATGGGACCTTCAGCAACTGAGAAGGAACTCGTCGGTGCTATCGCAGCGATCAAGGCAGATCCACGTTCGTGGATCGCGCAGCCGGTCGTGCGCTTCTCGACTTACCCAACTGTGGTTGAAGACGGCGTCATCAAGCCTCGCCACGTTGATCTGCGTCCCTTTGCGGTGAACGACGGCACCAACGTCTACGTGCTGCCCGGTGGCCTGAGCCGCGTCGCCCTGCCCGAGGGAAGCCTCGTCGTGAACTCCAGTCAGGGCGGTGGCTCGAAGGACACCTGGGTCCTGGAAGACACGCAGACTGTTGATCGACCAATACCCCGCGAAGTTCCACGCGCAGCGATGGTTGACATGGATATCCCCGGCCGTATTGATGCGCCGGTTACCCATGATGATCGGATGCTTCAGCAAGAGCGGCAGCAACAGCAGCAAGGCGATGCATCATGTTGA
- a CDS encoding nucleoside deaminase — protein MKLAIAEAKQTTISGDLPIGALVLDESGAVIARAGNRREATQDPTAHAEVLALRAAAEVRGDWHLDGCTLIVTLEPCPMCAGAAVLARVQRIVFGAWNEEYGACGSHWDLPRDRRLNHRPEVVSGVLALECGNLVRDFMAQVRIQEGS, from the coding sequence ATGAAACTGGCCATTGCGGAAGCAAAGCAGACGACGATTTCGGGCGATTTGCCTATTGGCGCGCTTGTTCTCGATGAGTCCGGCGCGGTCATAGCCCGAGCTGGAAATCGTCGGGAGGCAACCCAGGATCCAACTGCTCATGCTGAGGTGCTGGCTCTGCGGGCTGCGGCAGAAGTCCGGGGTGATTGGCATCTTGATGGCTGTACCTTGATCGTGACCCTTGAGCCGTGCCCCATGTGTGCAGGAGCAGCCGTTCTCGCCCGAGTTCAGCGCATCGTCTTCGGCGCCTGGAATGAGGAGTACGGAGCCTGCGGTTCGCATTGGGATCTGCCCAGAGATCGCCGTTTGAACCATCGCCCCGAAGTGGTCAGTGGAGTACTAGCCCTCGAATGTGGCAATCTGGTGCGCGATTTCATGGCGCAGGTTCGAATTCAGGAGGGTTCATGA
- a CDS encoding cupredoxin domain-containing protein has translation MFVSLKSTTILALVVPAMLLAACSANSDEGPAPASATTIAVTATDTECSLDQATVASGPIDFTVTNSGNEVTEVYVYGQNGDAFTTVVSEVENIGPGVARDMSANLAPGAYEIACKPGQTGDGIRTVLTVTGDQTAAPIATASPVRAIDLGIDSSDTLTGLAGQSALVEERIEFEVTNSAGAKRNFEVKRPDGSVAGEVEIAAGKKGDLTLDMNFDGTWSLIVEGGATETEADFVVS, from the coding sequence ATGTTTGTTTCATTGAAGTCCACCACGATCCTGGCCCTCGTCGTACCTGCGATGCTGTTGGCCGCTTGCAGTGCCAATAGCGATGAGGGACCTGCGCCTGCCAGTGCGACGACCATCGCCGTGACAGCAACAGATACCGAGTGCTCGCTCGATCAGGCGACGGTGGCTTCCGGACCGATCGATTTCACTGTCACCAACTCCGGCAACGAGGTCACCGAGGTCTACGTCTACGGACAGAATGGGGATGCGTTCACGACAGTCGTCTCCGAAGTCGAGAACATCGGGCCGGGAGTCGCCCGCGACATGAGTGCGAATCTTGCTCCGGGCGCCTACGAGATCGCCTGCAAGCCGGGTCAGACTGGTGATGGCATCCGCACAGTGCTCACGGTGACCGGGGACCAGACCGCGGCTCCGATCGCGACTGCTTCACCTGTGCGGGCCATCGATCTCGGGATCGACTCCTCGGACACCCTGACCGGTCTTGCAGGTCAGAGCGCGCTCGTCGAGGAGCGCATTGAATTCGAGGTGACGAACTCAGCTGGTGCCAAGCGCAATTTCGAGGTCAAGCGCCCTGATGGATCCGTAGCCGGCGAGGTTGAGATTGCCGCAGGCAAGAAGGGCGATCTAACTCTCGATATGAACTTCGACGGAACCTGGAGCCTGATTGTTGAGGGTGGAGCAACCGAGACTGAGGCGGACTTCGTCGTCAGCTAG
- the recR gene encoding recombination mediator RecR, with protein MYEGIIQDLIDELGRLPGVGPKSAQRIAFHILAAEPTDVYRLADALREVKDKVRFCSICGNVAEESECRICRDPRRDHTALCVVEEPKDVVAIEKTREFKGRYHVLGGAISPIDGVGPDDLRIRELMIRLADGAITEVILATDPNLEGEATATYLARLIAPIGVAVSRLASGLPVGGDLEYADEVTLGRAFEGRRRV; from the coding sequence ATGTACGAGGGCATCATTCAAGATCTCATCGACGAGCTCGGTCGCCTTCCCGGGGTCGGGCCCAAGAGTGCTCAACGCATTGCCTTTCATATCTTGGCCGCGGAACCAACTGACGTATACCGGCTGGCTGATGCCTTGCGCGAGGTCAAAGACAAGGTGCGCTTCTGCTCGATATGCGGCAATGTCGCTGAAGAGTCAGAATGCCGTATCTGCCGCGATCCGCGTCGTGATCACACCGCGCTGTGTGTGGTCGAGGAGCCCAAGGATGTGGTCGCAATTGAGAAGACCCGCGAATTCAAGGGTCGCTACCACGTCCTAGGTGGTGCGATCAGTCCGATCGACGGAGTCGGTCCCGATGATCTGCGTATCCGCGAGTTGATGATTCGGCTCGCAGATGGCGCGATCACCGAAGTCATCTTGGCTACCGATCCGAACCTCGAAGGCGAAGCCACCGCTACCTATCTGGCGCGACTCATTGCTCCGATTGGTGTTGCTGTTTCACGGCTGGCCAGTGGTTTGCCCGTCGGCGGCGATCTTGAGTACGCAGACGAAGTAACTCTCGGTCGGGCATTCGAAGGCCGCCGCCGCGTCTAG
- a CDS encoding transglutaminase family protein, translating to MTAEPLIQNPRVGRRLQISHHTGYQYSAPVEASFNEVRMTPISEDGQVLLSHSLLVEPYANIQTYTDYWGAFVENFDVHTPHRMLQITSMSTVDIPPMRDPKEGGSWHSVHSMETQERWAEFLTNTTFVDSPEEDPSRLAIVLELRQAGSPAIAVRGALEAVRDQIIYTPGATNVSTTAGQAWAAGRGVCQDFTHAMLSILRALQIPARYVSGYLHTEEAAMGMTVVGESHAWVEYWDQGWHPVDPTNNRSVGAAHVVVARGRDYGDLPPLKGIYAGGRSGALGVTVEITQIAK from the coding sequence ATGACTGCCGAACCGCTGATCCAGAATCCCCGTGTTGGACGTCGTTTGCAGATCTCGCACCACACTGGTTATCAGTACTCCGCACCAGTGGAGGCATCCTTCAATGAAGTGCGGATGACACCCATCAGTGAAGACGGTCAGGTGCTGCTAAGCCACAGCCTGCTGGTCGAGCCGTACGCAAACATCCAGACCTACACCGACTACTGGGGAGCATTCGTCGAGAACTTCGATGTGCACACACCCCACCGCATGCTCCAGATCACCTCAATGAGCACCGTTGACATTCCACCCATGCGGGATCCCAAAGAGGGTGGCTCCTGGCACAGCGTGCACAGCATGGAAACCCAGGAGCGCTGGGCCGAATTCCTGACCAACACCACTTTTGTGGATTCTCCAGAAGAGGATCCTTCGCGCCTAGCGATCGTGCTTGAGCTTCGTCAGGCAGGAAGCCCGGCTATTGCAGTTCGCGGAGCCTTGGAGGCTGTGCGCGACCAGATCATCTACACCCCGGGGGCCACGAACGTATCGACCACGGCTGGGCAGGCATGGGCCGCTGGGCGAGGCGTGTGTCAGGACTTCACGCACGCGATGCTCTCGATACTGCGCGCACTTCAAATCCCAGCTCGCTATGTCAGCGGCTATCTGCACACCGAGGAAGCGGCGATGGGCATGACGGTGGTTGGCGAATCTCACGCTTGGGTTGAGTATTGGGATCAGGGCTGGCATCCCGTGGACCCAACGAACAACCGCAGCGTTGGAGCGGCGCATGTTGTTGTTGCACGTGGACGCGACTACGGCGATCTGCCACCGCTGAAGGGCATCTACGCAGGTGGTCGAAGCGGCGCTCTTGGCGTCACGGTTGAAATTACGCAGATCGCGAAGTAG